cacCATACTGTTGATTACATagaattattttgtaaaacaatatataaatatacaaatttttaataaatgttatatttaaatatgcaaattaggcattatttaattaaacatgcacttattttaacacatttccagCACTGGATGAAGtcatgtttaaaattattgattgattttttttactttacatgaTTTTACAGAGTTGATTTTGGGTATCTCTTTTTGTcacataattataaaatattgcaaacagagagaaaataaatattattacaatttcacaataaagaataaaatgttgtatataatAAGGCTATAAAAGTTTTAGAGCGCAGTTAAAGATTCAAGAAACCATCAAGtactctttttttaaagattttaacagatttgtatgttgagcattagttaacattagcacctatcagctttaattgtggggaaaactggataattttgaccttttgtAAGCTAATTTCATCCTttgggtttaaaatcattattagggcaggatcaaaatcagtaacGTATCGCTATCTGCCGGTGCAGAGATTTtatctttgatttatttatgtgttattaTTTTACCAGGAATTTGCCATTAAGATATGCTTCTCTTCTACAAGGGGGTCCTGGCCAAAATGGCAGAACAAAACGTTTCAGACAGAAAATTAGAcacaaataaaatatcacaaattaaaatttaaacaaaacactcACATGACTCTCTCAGGTAAGACttcaaaagattttaaaaaatatttagagatggaATTGTTTCTAACATAATATCACTCCGCATTTCATGCCATAATGTAGGGCCAAAAGAAGAGAACAGTGTTTTACCAAATTTCTGTACATACTCTAGaaacaattaaatgtaatttataagaATTTTGTGTACTATAGCTACAAGTATAATATGATAAAAGGTTACAAATATAAGATGCCGATTCTAGTGGTGAATTGAAGCATATCCGTTTTTCTATTTAGGGAAGACCAACCAACCATTTTCTACAAAGTACAATGATAGGTATGTGAAGATGCATGGACAAAAttttgaggtagacttgaactgaaagagggaggtttcgtgaccctttatagtttttttttatttgctttggctcaattctcaattttttctttttctttttcaaaacaaGTCCAGATCTCTGAACAGTTAGCTTATTGTTCACTTGAGAGTGGAATTTCTTGTTGATTtaagcaaattgcaaatgctttgtcATGGGTGTGCAAACAGTAAGTACAATAGTCTGCAGTTTAGACAAAAATTAATTCCATGTGATCAAAATGAATGAGTCAATTCTCATTTAAACGGTCAAACCCTTTACAACTTCTCCATTATTTTAATCGTGTAAGCCATCACACTCAAAACTGTTTATTCAATTATCAAATATTTGTATTTGAACCATAAATATCTGATGTTGATATTGTTTGTGCTAAATTGGTAAATGACCtctagttgtgtgtgtgtatatatattgccCACATCACAATCACAatccaatattttttttcatggatgatattttgtagaatgtttgtgtatttgtggtaACAATACGAAATATATAATACAGTAATTAGACAATCAAGATTGCACAGTGCATGTAATACTTTTGTACacaaataaatgtactgtataaatacaaatattcatttatttatttttctatgtaCTATTGACTCCTCTTAACATAATAAACTTCTTTAGATTATTTTAAACCTTAATTTTCATGGTTGACTGTCATAGAGTAATAGACTACTAATTATTTTGAGCAGTGTAGCTCACACAATGATAAATACACTTTGTGTTTTGGTGGCCTTAGCCAAATTACTGACACAATAACTAGGTTTTGAagcatgaataaaatgttttgtgtgaGTAACTACATTTTGCAGACATTCAATTAAGTTATGAAGTCCCAGCAAACAGTTTTAAGATTAGCACTCACAGTTTAGAGAATGTTACGACTGTTTCGAAAAATgtgccaaagcaattgagaaaaactgtaaactaataaaaatggcactgttaaggagaaaaaaatatgtttgaaaaaaTTATGTAAGTGAAATCTTCAAATGGAACTGATAAAGTGCAGCAAAAGAAACACTTGAAAGTGTATTTTCGTATGTTTTCATTACATTAGAAATCCCAAATCTAAAAAATTACacgtgaaaaaaacaacaacaagcaaACTAGTAGTGTTACCACAGCAACTCATTTACAGAGCCAAGGCAGCAGATCACTTACCTGCCAGTCTCCATGATTTTCAACATTTCCTTGCGCATGTCGCCAGGCTTGTCCCTGGGTGACACTACTAGAGAATAACAGTATTCTGTCTCCATTAGAAGGCTTCACATAAACGCTTAGTGTGCCTGAATTGGGATACACATCAGTTATTTGACTTGAGAATGAATAGCTGTGGTCACCATTACCAGATCATCTTCTGTCACCTGGTTTGTCTCCTCCTGTATGGTACCAGAAGTGAACGCATTCAGTGTGAGACAAGCCTTTTCGCACAGGGGAGGTTAAGGTGGTCACGCTGCCCTCGGGAAGGATATCCACACTGCTATGGGCCAGCATGTAGAAACCTGGCCATAACACACTCTGTATCATTCATTTGAATAAAGCATAGTTTAAATGAAACATGGAGACAGGGTAAAACAGGTTTGGTTGATTATGATGTTAACTAAAATGGTAAAAGGGGGAAGAAAGATAGATGAATGCATagttagatggatgaatggacagatagatagaataatTGATAAAATGACAGACCGAACGATAGTCAGAAtaatatagatagacagatagactgatagatagaatgatagacagaacaaTATAGATAGACAATgatatagatagacagaaaaatagattaaacGACAAATAGaatgacagatagatggatggatggatagatagatagatagatagatagatagatagatagatagatagatagatagatagatagatagatagatagatagatagatagatagatagatagaaagatagataaatggatggatggatggatggatggatggatggatggatggatggatggatggatggatggatgatagatggatggatggatggatggatggatggatggatggatggatgatagatggatggatggatggatggatggatggatggatggatggatggatggatagatggatggatggatagatgatagatggatggatggatggatggatggatggatggatggatggatggatggatggacggatggacagatagatagatggatggatggatggatggatggatggatggatggatggatggatggatggatggatggatggatggatggatggatggatggatggatagatagatagatagatagacagacagacagacagacagacagacagacagatagatagatagatagatagatagatagatagatagatagatagatagatagatagatagatagatagatagatagatagatagatagatagatagatagatagatagatagatagatagatagatagatagatagatagagatagagaaACACAGACGGAttatgatggatagatagacccaacagacagatggacaaacgGATGGAAAGATAGAcgaacagataaacagacagatagatggatggatggatggatggatggatggataagatggtggtttggCAAAGCTGAgattaagtttctttcttttccaAATTTCTCTCACCATTTTCTGTCTCCAGGCTGTGGTCGGTCGTGGGTCCATTTTTGGAGGAAGCCCAGTTCTGATGGACCCACCTGGCTCTTCCAGAACTGGTGTAGCCACAGGTCTGACTCTCAAATGAGCACATAGTGGGCAAAGAACACTGTCCTTCCACAAAGGCCACATCATCCAAAGCCAACTGACCGTCAAAACCAGAACGAGTGGCTTCAAACACTAGCTACACAAGAAACAAAATgaatgacagttttaaaaaaagaggataactaattaatttaatgttaatcTAATTATCTAAGTAATATTAACAAATCtttttcaagttttttaaaagcatgagtTTATTCAGTAGTATACTACGGGGGTGTTGAAGGCTGCTTTATTATGATGGCCATTTATAGAGTCATTATGTGTTTTGCCGGAGCATTTGCTGACAATTACAGCTTTAGTCATGTAAACAACTTCAGTGTGCACCTGGAAGGCAGAGAGCTGAGGAGGCACAGGGCAATGGCCCTCATGCCAGACGTTACCATGGGCACCACTGCGCATCCACAACAGCTCTTCTGAACCATCAGCAAACAGCAGCTTCACACTAAGAGCGCCTTGAAACAAAGGAATTATCATCAAATAGAATATTTCAATCAGTTTCACAGCACAAGCTAGTCACTTTCTATGTTTCCATCTACTTATTTATcatataaattttaaaatgttgcaAGAAAAAATGCTTCagggaaatgccaagatgcacaagcattttgaaataattttttttattatgcacacaactgagtaggaggtccagttttgtgcataagttTAATTTGAATCTTTAGATGGAAACTTAACTACTCTTCCCCTTTCTGGTTGTTCATATTTAACAAATCTGGAAATGAAGTATTCAGATCCACCTGTGTTTGGCCCATAGAGTTTGTAGAAGAAGGACAGACAGTGCTCAGTTTTACTTGTCTGTCTGATTGAGAGGAGACGTCCAGAAAGACCTCGCAGTGAAGGGTCCCACATATCCACAACCAGACTCCtgcctaaaaaaataaatgacaattgtATAATAATGCTGCTAAATCATAATGACATTCATCATCAGAAGTATCCTGACCATCCTGCACAGTGTGGTCCATTCCACTATGAAGCTTCCAGTTATAATTATCTGTTTGGTCCTGGTACCATCCACACATGTTGACCTCAAAATTACATGATATATCTGTAACAGTGGAAACAATAGAAGAgagaataataaaacaaaccaaatagacaagacaaaaaaataaataaatcaagcatGCAAAATGATGCGATTACTTGTTTTGACTTACCACCAGAGGGGATAAACATTGGAGAACAGTCAACAAAGTGCACATCCTTCACTGCAATCAGAGCGCTTGAGGAGAGATCTTTAGCACGGGCCCTGAACTCTAACTGAGAAATACACAATGATCAAAACAAGAATGATAAAACTATAAACAGATAGCCAGCTAGATAAAATGATACAGTGGAGATCAATATTAACATAActtataaacactttttttttttaggaattatGTAATTTTCATTGCTTAAATGCCATAATTTTTTAAAGGATTGATTTTCCACGGAATTTCATTCAGGTTTAGTTCAGGACTCTGGACTGGCCATGGTATTTCTTCAATTTTGTTTCAGATTTAAGGAACTGCTTAAAGGGATAgaccacagaaaaaaataaagtttttctgTTAATTTATTCACCGATAATGCAAATTCTCATTAAAAAACTCACTCAATGCattctcacagcaattcgtaactttttgatttagtggctaattcgtatgaattcatacgatctaattcgtacaatttagtacaatttgctcatcacccaatgacgttggggttaggggcggggttgggtggcatgcctcctttttaaaatcgtacattttcgtgcGACTGAACTcgaacgaattcgtacgaattagccactaaactgaaaaacgtaaattacttacgtttcctcgtgagatcaggctgggtttttttcttcttcagtagatcactaaacaagatttttttagctGAATCTGCGCTGAGAACTGTTTGACCAGGCCAtagattaaagctaataatattgtcaatAATTTTTAATATCTTACAGGAACTGATCGTTTCGCATtacaagacctcagtgtgtcatcaaTAGACAGGGCTATTGATTAGGACtagtttgtatttgtttattttttatctaaaaaacctgtcaccatttactACCATTATAGGTATCCCCAAAGTCCACGTaatcagctaaaaatcttcttctgaaagaagaaaaaaaagtcaccaaCATCTTGGTTGGcatgtgggtgagtaaattaactggaaattttgatttatgtgtgaactatcctttataACCAATTCAAATAACCTTGCGTTGGCAAACAAGCTTGTAGCTTTGAAAGAGATTCAACTCCTGTTTCAGAAAATATCCAAAACCAAGATGCTTCCCCCTTTCGCTGACTTCTGCAGAACTTTGAGCTCAGTCTTTACCCAGTGTGACAGTCATAATTTCTTTCAgagcaaaataaagaaaaacttttGATCACACTTTCATAACACTTCCATCTTCTCAGCAAACATTAGTCTTGTATTTTTGACTTTTCTCCTGATGACAGGTTTGGTGACTAAAGAAGTTTTCAGTCTTTCAAATTCACCTGAAAGGCTCATTCCTTTGGCTTCCATATGGGCAACCTGCTGTCTATGGGTTTTATTCACATTAGAATGACTCACTATCTTACAAAGTCAGTGAAAACTAGAAGGTTTGGATGCCAGTGAAAAAGGTTTTGAAagataattatgaaaattatcacTAGATGTCAGATTAAAACTAATAACTGAGAGTATTTGAAAGTGTTCATAAATTTTGATCAGTGTTGTTTTTCAAGTATCTCATTTAAGattttataactgtgccttagaATATCTTTACCTCTTAAAACTGTgcacatgtttatatatattttttttctctttttttaaatttataaatttatatttgtgCTTGAAAACTGTGATGATGACTTCAAACAAGACTATGGAGCAACCTTGaaattaaaggggtggttcacccaaaagtgaGAGTTTACTCACAATTTACTTAATAATACTTCATTTACTTAAGTTAGCATACCATTTTATGAgatactttcttctgttgaacccaaagggagatattctaaagaaagctaaaaacctgtaaccatttacttccatagtagctaaaacaaatactatggaagtcaatgtttacaggtttccagttttcAAGGTttcctttcttcaaaatatattttattttaacagatggaagaaactcaaacaggttgaaACAAGTGAAGTTAGAGTATattataacagattttttttatttttggaaattgGCTTTTGTGGAAAATGTaagttgttctctaattttggtTGGtgggatggacagacagatactTTACCTGAAAGCGATGATCTCTTGCACCAACATAGACCTCCTCTTTCCGCCAGGTTCCTGTCGTCTCATTGGTCCTTCCAGCAAAGTCCCACAGCACAGGTTGGGTCCCCATCACACTGTCTACTACATACACTGCCAGTTCACCTGCAAAATGACAATCTAGTCTAACATCATGCTGACTAAGACAGGTATATTACAGGTGTGTTATGAATGATACTGTACCTATATGTGGGTTAGTGCCAGTGAGGCTGTAAGAGAACTGCAGGGTGCACACTGGACCTGACGGACCCAAGAGGGGGGTTCGAGTCTGGGCTTCACTTAGTTGCTGGCCAGGAGCAGCAGTCACAAACAGGAATTCCTctaatgacagacagacagacagacaggcagagagagagagagacacagagagagagagagagagagagagagagagagagagagagagagagagagagagagaacacaaaGTTTATTAAATTACGTAATGAATCATTTTCATTTATCCATGAGAATCAGAACTGTCTTTTCACCTTTACTTATGGTATTCACCACTTTTAGATCCCAGGCTTGGCTCCCTATACTGGTATCCGTCCAGCCAGAGCTTCCCTTCGCATATGAGAAGTCTCCTATGTACACAGCAATACCATTagccatatatacacacatatacaccaaGACATGTCTTTAGATGATTGCAACTTTTCCCCATTAGTCTTTACAGAATTGCAAGATATTAactttcaaatataaaataatgtcagatttttttctgattttatatACAATCCTGAATTAAATACTGATTTATTCTTTGATTCTGACTTTACAGTTAACAATTCTGCCTTTTCCCCCCAGAAATTTCTTGCAATTGTTAGCTAATTAGTTCGGGTAAAATAAATCATTCTCAGAATTTGCAGTCAGGAATTATAAACTACTTCATACTGTAAATTATGAACAGCATTACCAGAATAAAGTACATTTGTTGTAATGCCTTTTTTGTAACTCAAAACTGCTAAACAAATTCTTGAGGAAATAAAAAAGTCAGATTTGTgagataaaaaagtaaaaacatcctcaggtaaaaacaaaaaaggtgaattgaatacgctaaatgggccatagtgtatgagtggatgtgtgtgaatgaatgtatatggAGTGtatatatttcccagtactggcttccagctggaaggggatccgctgtgtaaaacatatgcttcatAAGTTGGCTGTTTACTCTGCTGtcgtgaccccagattaataaagggactaagctgaaggaaaatgaatgactgtaaGACATAAAACAAGAAAAAGTCAGAACTACactacaaaaaaataatgcaattaccttctttactttttttagtCTATGGCTAAAACAGGCTTTAATTTAAAAGTGCAAAACATCTCAAAGATGAAACTAAACTGACTTATAAATAGTAAAacacatacagtgggggaaataagtattgaacacgtcaccatttttttcagaaaacatatttcgaAAGGTGCTGTtgaattttcaccagatgttgataacaaccaaagaaatccatgtgcaaagaaaacaaaactaattagcttATGAATTAAGTTATGTGTACAGGGTTTCTGCTGGTTACTTCAAGTCAAATtgaagacccttttaagaccattatgaatgaaattttagacttacacacagctaaacattaaagagtttttctaatggcccagttacttctgtaaatagtttttgtattaatgaaAGATCATGTAAAgagatgtgttgctttagttttccttctctgattagggaatttaattttaagattttgttgtaaaaatgttgtgaatatttttgcaataaaaaaacttaaacataaacaaaaagttTTAAGATCGATTATTGGTGATTGGGTATCAGCCTTATAGAGTAGCTTTACTTAGAcacaggaaaattaagacccgttgattgatgatttaagacctacaacactaaattttagtgaatttaagactttttaaggcctaacattttgcttttgtaataatgaaatgacacagtgaaaaagtattaaacacatgaagaaaggaaggtctAGAAAGACAGCATAAGTCCAGAGAGCtggctttttttttagtttagttttatttttatgtttgtattgtttgggtttttaccaaaatctggtttaaatttcttgtcaacagctcctttagaaatattttgtGTAGTTCTCCCCATACACTTGAACACCCCAAAACTAGAATGTAAACAGACTAAACATGCACATGTATTTCACCAGGTTGAACTGACCACACTGATCCTCGTCTTCTCCGTTAGTACAGTCCTCATGAAAGTCACAGATTTTCGAACTGTCCTTTGTGCATGGGTGATCCGGAGGCTTTGGATAACCTGCTTGTGGCATTGATTCTATACACAggaaaatggaaataaaagaaaaaaagtttctcatttaaacatttattaaaatcacaGTCAATACACAGGCAATTGTGTATAACAGATATAATACCATTAGATAAGATGCACCCAGGGGACAATACAATATCATCAACAGCAATCCCTCCATACGGTTGGTCTCGAATGGCTGCAACAAACAGAATCTGAACGGGGAAAGGTCAATAAATGACTGTTTTATGACAGTGATGATGTCAGAGAAGTAATGAGTTCACAAACCTGAAACGTGCTGTTGACGACAAACTCCACCTCGGCTTTCACCCACAAGTCCCCAAGAGCACCTCCACGCCTCCATACAGGATAAAACTGCCTCTCTGCCACCAACACAGACAGCCCACCTGACACTCGGCCAAACTGATGTGTGTACATGACCATCTGCAACCAAGGTGTAAAGCATTTGGTGGAAAAATTAATTGGCTACACCAgaatgacaatttgcttttaatttactcAAGCCATCCTCCATCAGTCTAACATATAGGTTCAACAGTAGAactttaaaaagatagttcacacaaagaggaaaacttactatttactcacccttgagtgTTTCCAAACATTATTGAATTggttttttgttaaacacaaaagtagttattttgaagaaactgaaaacctgtaaccattgacttccatagtagaaaaaaatacaaatactgtggaagtcaatggttacaggtttccagctttcttcaaaaaatattcttttgtgtttaacagaagaaagacaaacaagtaaaaatttagtaaatgataacacaattgtcatttttgtgaGAATTATCCTTTAAAAGAGGATTTAATAGCTGAAATCTTGGTCCATGATCATTCATAGAATGAAAGTCAATGACTACTGGAACCTTAAGAGCCAAAATCATCAGGAGCCAGCAGAGTTTTTTGCAAGGCATTTTCAGCCAATTTTAAAGCCTGCATGAACCTGAAGCTGCGTATAGTATATTTGCGAATGAAACGGATTACTGAGCAGAGGATGGGTTCATTATTAAGGGAATATCAAACTGAAATAACAAGTGAAAAGTTTGCAAACATATATACTTTCCTCAATAAACAATAGCTTACTCCTATTCCTAACAACTTTCGGATACGTAATAATTTTCAAACTCAGAAAGCAGTTCAGTATTGAAAGTGAAAACATTTGGACACAATATCAATACTTTAAAAAATCAACTTTCAAACGCTGTTTGGACAGACCTGTGTGTACAGTAGGTCtaatgtgtccacagtcatactggagtgatataaacacaacaagtctcttttttgaAATTTCCTGAGGTTAAAactaggatccaaatccctcccattttgaagcAGATTGCAACGTGATGTAGAagtgtggtttccccacccaccaaactgactgacagccacatattaacatgtctccatagtaacgtaTATAATCATATgtacaagacaggacgtgcgcaaagcaactgggattaaaagatcagtTCAGCTCTCTGTGTTCATCAGCACCTGAATgagttttacaaatgtttttaatacAGTGCTTGTTTGTAAAAAAGAGAGTGAAATCGGtatgtaattcatcaccacatcCGCAAGCCGCATCCATACAAACAATAGTGAGTAGCAATCTCTATGGCTCTGACATGCAGGTGGGagtggtgggcggggagaaccagcttatttgcattaaaggcacaggcaacaaaaacagctacaatgtaataacagctcaaatttcccaaatttaaaaaggtataataaataatctgatgggtgttttaggCTGAAACTTTagagacacattctagagacgcaaaagacttatccTAAATCtcgaaaaaggggtaaaataggtgtcctttaaatcACAAAGTGCAATGTTAATATTTTCAGTTTGTTGTGAATTTTCCTGAGAGGTATCCTATTGAAAGGTAAAAGGGACTAACAATACACTGCGTTGCAGAAAGGTGAGAGTTAAGAGATTGttgttgtgaaaagggtctatttacTTACCCGACAAGGATGTGTCTCATTAGTTGGTGCCAGAGGAGGGCTTTGAAAAGTCGTCCAATCACTCGCAGTGAAGTTCGGCTTGGTAACATATAGGAAACGTCCTGAAGAGAAAGAACATATATGTCACTGATACCAATTAAAACAAagactaaataatttttttttacagaaataacaAAAGTTAGCATAACTAGAATAGATTGAGGAAAATGCACCTTTAATCACATTTTAGAACTCTTAagcctaataaaatatttatgattaattattatgatttaaatGGGTgttccacagtgtatttttaagcttggttgtgtttataagaaaatcacattctttttttcatttatcttaCTTTGACTATATATAgatactcagctaacatgaaaacaaccgTCATATTtgctagttcctctgaaaggcccaccctcaagaggttctgattggtcagctaatatAACCTTCAGTGATTCACTGATCCGCTCCATGTCACCACGTCACGCCCCTACTTGCACGCACCTTTGTGCTTTGTAAACAGTAGTTACaacagtttgactgataaatatgaatttttagctaaattgttaactgtGGCAAATAGCATTTCCCCTTATTTACATCATTGTTTATGTTCTCACAACAACATACCATTAACATTGGAAACTGTGCACGTAATTGCTCaattttaacatataaaaatacttacaggttgtggctcacaatccacagctttgtcagttggaggagtttttagccgaattcAACATTGAACTGAGAGCTTCTGGAAGCTGTTCTTTTTCAAATGatagctatatcttttttttataattctctggaacataattaaaattaaactgtaagcacttgaAGTGTTAGTGATTTCACaagcccggatgtattttttgttgtctCCAAATTCGTTTGCTGTACGCTTTGGTAAGCTAACTTTGTAAAAGCTAATggctccctttgcattgaactttgggcgtattacatttagagatgttatgtgcacacagctacattacacaccaaatttaaaatacactgtaaaaatgcagggttccacacaatgttatcccaacacaaatggattaagttaacttaacacttttaacaaatttatgtggattgaacttaaaaaattaagttgtccgaATGAAATctcagaattgtgttgtttcagctgattttaagttagtttgaacgagcaaaaaaactaatttttgagtgtttgatattgtagtggaccaccacTTAAAGAAACGTAAGCACTTAAAAACTTAAGAATGGTTTTCTTTTTAATGCCTTTGAAACAAAAACACTAGGctacaataatttaatttaaaaatacattaataaaatacaaaatatattaaaaatgtcatttatttctgtcAATTTCCAAgcaatgtaaaacaattaaagaGAAAAATTAgagtaataaatgaataaataaaaaaattacaacctgcTTGTGTTTAACATGAAACTACTACTAGACAATACAGAAAGAAAacgaactaaataaaaataatacttaaaataatCCAGATCAGACTGGAACCTAAACACACCTGATGCTGTATTGCTAGAGTGGTCTCTACCAGG
The genomic region above belongs to Danio rerio strain Tuebingen ecotype United States chromosome 21, GRCz12tu, whole genome shotgun sequence and contains:
- the si:dkey-11o18.5 gene encoding apical endosomal glycoprotein isoform X1, with protein sequence MKTGFMAACFWILVCVLLNVCQRAAVALDGKDCSSSPENRCDFICDCKDCSDEQDCGYLGPKFVCDFEHEGKCGWTAKPAEGAYMWQRQRRGKTLPDSGPSSDYTTGTSTGWFMAVTAVTSDAPQTAILESPTIKHSSPTCRLRLRYFIWDSGHTGMGETPLWGSVRQTDGEQAVVWRPESSSFRGWREDVIYLGRITGPFNMQLHSRRSEGKQGDVAIDHMEFLDCALPVPSESGKCTGGFVQCKRDGCVEEYKVCDGTDDCGDGTDEENCEQNNSCNFEDGLCWWDLRSMASLKWTWTDQMNISLSEPLKGPGRDHSSNTASGRFLYVTKPNFTASDWTTFQSPPLAPTNETHPCRMVMYTHQFGRVSGGLSVLVAERQFYPVWRRGGALGDLWVKAEVEFVVNSTFQILFVAAIRDQPYGGIAVDDIVLSPGCILSNESMPQAGYPKPPDHPCTKDSSKICDFHEDCTNGEDEDQCGDFSYAKGSSGWTDTSIGSQAWDLKVVNTISKEEFLFVTAAPGQQLSEAQTRTPLLGPSGPVCTLQFSYSLTGTNPHIGELAVYVVDSVMGTQPVLWDFAGRTNETTGTWRKEEVYVGARDHRFQLEFRARAKDLSSSALIAVKDVHFVDCSPMFIPSGDISCNFEVNMCGWYQDQTDNYNWKLHSGMDHTVQDGRSLVVDMWDPSLRGLSGRLLSIRQTSKTEHCLSFFYKLYGPNTGALSVKLLFADGSEELLWMRSGAHGNVWHEGHCPVPPQLSAFQLVFEATRSGFDGQLALDDVAFVEGQCSLPTMCSFESQTCGYTSSGRARWVHQNWASSKNGPTTDHSLETENGFYMLAHSSVDILPEGSVTTLTSPVRKGLSHTECVHFWYHTGGDKPGTLSVYVKPSNGDRILLFSSSVTQGQAWRHAQGNVENHGDWQLQFEVKGGGGGSSSFIAIDDVTYSTHSCPPKDSVCDFENGLCSWSNTQNPSLDWLDWDVTSAQTEMFYNTPPYDRTSNTEGHFLVLPNSDRDTATHNALLLSPHLSSTKGTCLSFWVYQPTIHDTKLTVWRRSEETKQELLTLNEGDRNWKYFSVDITSESEYQIVLEGFKGEKGVLALDDLRYTVGVNCAGQKTDQSSSSSANTGTIVASIVVVIVLLVILAVLLVLYRKNKQSSIMQSSGGSHVSCSGFGNDMYDSGDTAPLEEVSESTGA
- the si:dkey-11o18.5 gene encoding apical endosomal glycoprotein isoform X2 — its product is MKTGFMAACFWILVCVLLNVCQRAVALDGKDCSSSPENRCDFICDCKDCSDEQDCGYLGPKFVCDFEHEGKCGWTAKPAEGAYMWQRQRRGKTLPDSGPSSDYTTGTSTGWFMAVTAVTSDAPQTAILESPTIKHSSPTCRLRLRYFIWDSGHTGMGETPLWGSVRQTDGEQAVVWRPESSSFRGWREDVIYLGRITGPFNMQLHSRRSEGKQGDVAIDHMEFLDCALPVPSESGKCTGGFVQCKRDGCVEEYKVCDGTDDCGDGTDEENCEQNNSCNFEDGLCWWDLRSMASLKWTWTDQMNISLSEPLKGPGRDHSSNTASGRFLYVTKPNFTASDWTTFQSPPLAPTNETHPCRMVMYTHQFGRVSGGLSVLVAERQFYPVWRRGGALGDLWVKAEVEFVVNSTFQILFVAAIRDQPYGGIAVDDIVLSPGCILSNESMPQAGYPKPPDHPCTKDSSKICDFHEDCTNGEDEDQCGDFSYAKGSSGWTDTSIGSQAWDLKVVNTISKEEFLFVTAAPGQQLSEAQTRTPLLGPSGPVCTLQFSYSLTGTNPHIGELAVYVVDSVMGTQPVLWDFAGRTNETTGTWRKEEVYVGARDHRFQLEFRARAKDLSSSALIAVKDVHFVDCSPMFIPSGDISCNFEVNMCGWYQDQTDNYNWKLHSGMDHTVQDGRSLVVDMWDPSLRGLSGRLLSIRQTSKTEHCLSFFYKLYGPNTGALSVKLLFADGSEELLWMRSGAHGNVWHEGHCPVPPQLSAFQLVFEATRSGFDGQLALDDVAFVEGQCSLPTMCSFESQTCGYTSSGRARWVHQNWASSKNGPTTDHSLETENGFYMLAHSSVDILPEGSVTTLTSPVRKGLSHTECVHFWYHTGGDKPGTLSVYVKPSNGDRILLFSSSVTQGQAWRHAQGNVENHGDWQLQFEVKGGGGGSSSFIAIDDVTYSTHSCPPKDSVCDFENGLCSWSNTQNPSLDWLDWDVTSAQTEMFYNTPPYDRTSNTEGHFLVLPNSDRDTATHNALLLSPHLSSTKGTCLSFWVYQPTIHDTKLTVWRRSEETKQELLTLNEGDRNWKYFSVDITSESEYQIVLEGFKGEKGVLALDDLRYTVGVNCAGQKTDQSSSSSANTGTIVASIVVVIVLLVILAVLLVLYRKNKQSSIMQSSGGSHVSCSGFGNDMYDSGDTAPLEEVSESTGA